In Rhizobium rhododendri, a genomic segment contains:
- a CDS encoding type IV secretion system protein, producing MMKPSNILSKPALALLMAAVPCGSVFAQVPVIDEATLSQATKTASNTAQIMSSNSDILQTVNRTLAAVTGNRSTSEIAGAALGSGFSIGNAPDFSSLLSGQMSWGNLGSFGNTAATILNGLNLVRSLSGETASTNLTRGDKAYQGLVNTATALTASIAGTQNSAQQRSSAFQAVQGQIGSAPDIKGSIDQNSQVQTQTAQTVNELVGAVNAGNAALNAEQMRQLAAEAATSAFMTYHPNEVSFVGQ from the coding sequence ATGATGAAGCCATCCAATATCCTGTCCAAGCCCGCCTTGGCTCTGCTCATGGCGGCGGTTCCCTGCGGCAGTGTTTTTGCGCAGGTCCCCGTCATTGATGAGGCGACCCTATCCCAGGCAACGAAGACCGCGTCGAACACCGCGCAGATCATGTCGTCGAACAGCGATATCCTGCAAACGGTAAACAGGACACTTGCAGCGGTCACCGGAAACCGGTCGACCAGCGAAATCGCCGGTGCTGCCCTCGGCTCCGGGTTTTCGATCGGCAATGCACCCGATTTTTCCTCATTGCTCAGCGGTCAGATGTCCTGGGGCAATCTTGGTTCTTTCGGCAATACGGCCGCAACGATCCTGAACGGTCTCAATCTCGTCAGGTCCTTGTCGGGTGAAACAGCAAGCACAAATTTGACGCGCGGCGACAAGGCCTATCAGGGGTTGGTGAACACGGCGACAGCGCTGACGGCGTCGATTGCGGGAACGCAGAACAGCGCACAGCAGCGATCGTCCGCGTTTCAGGCTGTCCAGGGACAAATCGGATCGGCACCCGACATCAAGGGCTCCATCGATCAAAACTCGCAAGTACAGACCCAGACCGCACAAACGGTCAACGAACTCGTCGGGGCTGTCAACGCCGGAAACGCTGCTCTGAACGCCGAACAGATGCGCCAGCTGGCAGCGGAGGCGGCAACATCTGCATTCATGACCTACCATCCGAATGAGGTCTCCTTCGTTGGGCAGTGA
- a CDS encoding VirB4 family type IV secretion/conjugal transfer ATPase: MQKSIRKDLRFGAESAREKPISAHVPYLRHVDEETLRTKDGMLLTIIKIDGFCHQTADQQIIDVEATARNTLVRALADSRFAAYAHIVRRRIPPQLGGTFDIPFCRALNDRYMLSLKDNSMYLNELYLTIIRRGFQGKVGLADEILSRLRKASGVSERAMDLEARQELREHVANIVKGMEHYGVRVLKVVARERHVASEPLEFLAMLLNGGEPVAMALPRMPLDQYLPTRRITFGRRVFEMRGASDIETRFGAMLSIREYPPYTAAGMIDGLLKVPGEFILSQSFALQDRAPVLSEMDRIERQISVSDERGTSLGSAISIARDELVNGRAVMGYHHLSVMALGASIKETEAGAQAITKELQNAGMVVVREDLNSEPVFYAQLPGNFSYIARRALISSRNFCGLASFHNFALGKPRGNHWGPAVSLLQTTSMTPYFFNFHKGEVGNFIVTGPTGSGKTVALLFLLSQAMRARPQPRCAFFDKDRGGEVFIRACGGQYEVLQPGVPTGFNPLQLPDSPDNRAFVYDLLSYLVRPKDDAEKLSAEQEKILYRAVEQIFSVPVRERLFSDVVHLLRGGEAAGRDDLASRFEAWCDTRGWLFNNTVDLWDGERGIFGFDLTAVLDDPEVRTVALGYIFFRIGQMLDGERPMMLFVDEGWKLLSDDRAGAFINDQLKTIRKKNGIVGIGTQSARDITTSRIAHTLLEQSPTTIFFPNPKADRESYVKGFGLSETEFEWVRSTASTSRQFLVKHDHDSLIARLDLSALPDFIKVLSGRAETVAECERLRRRYGDAPELWLPYYCGWSQEPDNPPDARGDMR, encoded by the coding sequence ATGCAAAAGTCCATCCGCAAGGATCTTCGGTTCGGAGCTGAAAGCGCCCGGGAAAAGCCGATCTCGGCGCATGTCCCCTACCTCAGGCATGTCGACGAGGAAACACTGCGAACCAAGGACGGAATGCTGCTGACGATCATCAAGATCGATGGCTTCTGTCACCAGACCGCCGATCAGCAAATCATCGATGTCGAGGCGACCGCGCGCAACACGCTGGTTCGGGCCCTCGCAGACAGCCGTTTTGCAGCCTACGCCCACATCGTGCGGCGTCGTATTCCCCCTCAACTCGGTGGTACGTTCGATATCCCATTCTGCAGGGCTCTCAATGATCGTTACATGCTGAGCCTAAAAGACAACAGCATGTATTTGAACGAGCTCTACCTGACGATCATCCGGCGGGGCTTCCAGGGCAAGGTCGGACTGGCGGACGAGATCTTATCGCGCTTGCGCAAGGCGTCCGGTGTATCCGAGCGGGCGATGGATCTGGAGGCCCGCCAGGAGCTGCGCGAGCATGTCGCCAACATCGTCAAGGGAATGGAACATTACGGCGTCCGGGTCCTGAAGGTGGTGGCGCGGGAGCGGCACGTGGCGTCCGAGCCGCTCGAGTTCCTGGCGATGCTGCTTAACGGCGGCGAGCCAGTCGCCATGGCCTTGCCGCGCATGCCTCTCGACCAATATCTGCCGACCCGCCGTATCACCTTCGGCCGCCGTGTCTTCGAAATGCGCGGCGCCAGCGACATCGAAACCCGGTTCGGCGCAATGTTGTCGATCCGCGAATACCCACCCTACACCGCGGCTGGCATGATCGACGGGCTGCTGAAGGTCCCAGGCGAGTTCATCCTGTCGCAAAGTTTCGCCTTGCAAGATCGTGCGCCAGTCCTGTCGGAGATGGATCGGATAGAGCGTCAGATCAGTGTTTCGGATGAGCGTGGCACGAGCCTTGGAAGTGCTATCTCGATTGCCAGGGATGAGTTGGTCAACGGCCGCGCCGTCATGGGCTATCACCATCTGTCGGTGATGGCGTTAGGGGCTTCGATCAAGGAGACCGAGGCCGGCGCCCAGGCCATCACCAAGGAATTGCAGAATGCCGGTATGGTGGTCGTGCGCGAGGATCTGAACAGCGAGCCGGTCTTTTACGCCCAGCTACCGGGCAACTTCTCCTATATCGCACGTCGCGCGCTGATTTCGTCGCGCAATTTTTGTGGACTGGCGTCGTTTCATAATTTTGCTCTTGGAAAACCCCGTGGAAATCACTGGGGACCGGCTGTTTCCTTGCTGCAGACGACGTCGATGACCCCCTATTTCTTCAACTTCCACAAGGGTGAGGTCGGCAATTTCATCGTCACCGGCCCGACGGGTTCGGGAAAGACCGTGGCGCTCCTGTTTTTGCTGTCGCAGGCAATGCGGGCAAGACCCCAACCTCGATGCGCCTTTTTCGACAAGGATCGTGGTGGGGAGGTCTTCATTCGTGCCTGCGGTGGTCAGTACGAGGTGCTGCAACCCGGCGTTCCAACCGGTTTCAATCCGCTGCAACTTCCAGACAGTCCTGATAACAGGGCGTTCGTCTATGACCTCCTCAGCTATCTCGTTCGCCCAAAGGATGATGCCGAAAAGCTGTCGGCCGAGCAGGAGAAAATCCTCTACCGAGCGGTCGAGCAGATCTTCAGCGTGCCGGTCCGGGAGCGCCTGTTCTCGGACGTCGTCCATCTGCTGCGAGGGGGCGAGGCCGCCGGGCGCGACGATCTGGCGTCGCGTTTCGAGGCCTGGTGCGATACCCGGGGATGGTTGTTTAACAACACGGTGGATCTTTGGGATGGCGAGCGCGGCATCTTCGGCTTTGATCTGACCGCCGTCCTCGATGATCCGGAAGTCCGCACAGTGGCGCTCGGCTATATCTTCTTTCGCATCGGCCAGATGCTGGATGGCGAGCGGCCGATGATGCTCTTCGTTGACGAAGGCTGGAAACTCCTGAGCGACGACCGGGCAGGCGCCTTCATCAACGACCAGCTGAAGACCATCCGCAAGAAGAACGGTATTGTCGGAATTGGCACGCAATCTGCACGCGATATCACCACATCGCGGATCGCCCATACGCTGCTCGAGCAAAGCCCGACGACCATCTTCTTCCCCAACCCGAAGGCGGATCGGGAGAGCTATGTCAAAGGTTTTGGACTTTCGGAAACCGAATTTGAGTGGGTGAGGTCGACCGCGTCGACAAGCCGTCAGTTCCTGGTCAAGCACGACCACGACAGCCTTATCGCGCGGCTTGATCTCTCCGCACTCCCGGACTTCATCAAGGTGCTGTCCGGCAGGGCTGAAACGGTCGCCGAATGCGAGCGTCTGCGTCGTCGCTACGGCGACGCCCCGGAGCTCTGGCTGCCCTATTACTGTGGCTGGAGCCAGGAGCCTGACAATCCTCCGGACGCAAGAGGTGATATGAGATGA
- a CDS encoding type IV secretion system protein VirB3 yields the protein MSEAEVRAEVAPLVLGLTRPRMFWGVPIGVFVGELMIVVMTFLNTKNLAMFLLFLPLHAAAYVITVRDPHLANVALVRIAKCPWTKNRHFWGGNSYEP from the coding sequence ATGAGCGAGGCAGAGGTAAGGGCGGAAGTGGCGCCGCTGGTTCTCGGTCTCACGCGGCCAAGAATGTTCTGGGGCGTGCCGATCGGCGTCTTCGTCGGCGAACTGATGATTGTCGTCATGACGTTCCTCAATACGAAGAACCTTGCGATGTTCCTTCTCTTCCTGCCCCTGCATGCCGCGGCTTACGTGATCACGGTTCGCGATCCGCACCTGGCGAACGTCGCTCTCGTGCGGATCGCCAAATGCCCCTGGACGAAGAACCGTCACTTCTGGGGCGGTAATTCCTATGAACCGTAA
- a CDS encoding TrbC/VirB2 family protein → MKTRLYNLARSVMSTGRINGNILVLAGVAGAVMMGNVELAYAAGDIFQPINSVFTTLLNFMTGTFATTAATIACAAVGYMALTSRIPWSWCFSIIVGIAFIFGGSQLVQSMSSGLGG, encoded by the coding sequence ATGAAGACAAGGCTATACAATCTCGCCCGATCGGTGATGTCGACCGGACGGATCAACGGAAACATCTTGGTGTTGGCAGGGGTCGCCGGCGCTGTGATGATGGGCAATGTCGAACTAGCCTATGCCGCCGGCGATATCTTCCAGCCGATCAATTCGGTGTTCACGACACTCCTCAATTTCATGACCGGAACGTTCGCGACGACAGCGGCGACCATCGCCTGTGCTGCCGTCGGCTACATGGCGTTGACGAGCCGTATCCCCTGGAGTTGGTGCTTTTCCATCATCGTTGGCATCGCCTTCATCTTTGGCGGCTCGCAGCTCGTGCAGTCCATGTCTTCCGGATTGGGTGGCTGA
- a CDS encoding lytic transglycosylase domain-containing protein, producing the protein MSIAPMRTAIVVVNLVFPCLALANDASPSSGAFTVNVSSDCADGAVDAKTIRQLITRETSRQGVDARLALAIADQESGFGAHVNSTAGARGPMQLMPRTAARYQVTDICDAAENIRGGVSYLKDLTAAFGGNIMLVVAAYNAGEGRVVAAGGVPDIAETVSYTALVTNAYYGFDNYLKGGKRAAKAAAAGSRAVAAAGVDLLAQTPASEQPTPIHQTRLQAGDHDWIGGSVLYVQ; encoded by the coding sequence ATGTCCATAGCCCCCATGCGCACTGCGATCGTTGTCGTGAACCTCGTCTTTCCCTGTCTGGCTTTGGCCAACGATGCATCGCCCAGTTCGGGCGCGTTCACAGTCAATGTCTCTTCCGACTGCGCTGACGGTGCGGTGGATGCAAAGACCATTCGCCAGCTCATCACCAGGGAAACGTCGCGCCAGGGGGTCGACGCCAGGTTGGCACTGGCAATTGCCGATCAGGAGTCCGGCTTCGGCGCCCACGTCAATTCGACCGCGGGAGCGCGCGGTCCCATGCAGCTCATGCCAAGGACCGCCGCGCGCTATCAGGTGACGGATATTTGCGACGCGGCCGAGAATATTCGGGGCGGCGTCAGCTACCTCAAGGATCTGACGGCGGCCTTTGGAGGCAACATTATGCTCGTGGTTGCGGCCTATAATGCCGGAGAGGGTCGTGTCGTTGCCGCAGGGGGCGTGCCGGATATTGCCGAGACCGTCTCCTACACGGCACTGGTTACCAACGCCTATTACGGCTTTGACAATTACCTGAAGGGCGGCAAGCGGGCCGCCAAGGCCGCCGCTGCGGGCAGTCGAGCCGTTGCTGCTGCCGGCGTGGACCTGCTGGCGCAAACGCCAGCCTCCGAGCAGCCAACCCCCATCCATCAAACCAGACTGCAAGCCGGCGATCACGACTGGATCGGCGGCTCGGTTCTGTACGTGCAGTAG
- a CDS encoding acyltransferase — MISVAPSPAANNWQPNRQDLLANLGLSLGFAASLAFAGESALSLLNAGMPAGCAEYASNVSHSEGNFNSVSPVVNGTRCYGAFQFCDSGTLQAYWDGSREDFLNNPSAQVAAWERYQRGQWNAAQKNGMTSLIGQQVCYQGTCATISQSSILKACQFGCGTGGKLYNLAKSGLDCSAAGTRDGAGTSVCAYLISGAGYNVGCITNSDDGVDCAPISAKEVQE; from the coding sequence ATGATATCTGTTGCCCCCTCCCCGGCTGCCAACAACTGGCAGCCCAACAGACAGGATCTCCTGGCAAATCTTGGGCTGTCGCTCGGTTTTGCAGCATCACTGGCATTTGCCGGCGAAAGCGCTCTCAGTCTCTTGAACGCCGGAATGCCGGCTGGATGTGCCGAATACGCGTCCAACGTCAGTCATAGCGAAGGGAATTTCAACAGTGTTTCCCCCGTCGTCAACGGGACGCGCTGCTATGGTGCATTTCAGTTCTGCGACAGCGGGACGTTGCAAGCCTATTGGGACGGTTCGCGCGAGGATTTTCTGAACAACCCTTCAGCGCAGGTCGCCGCCTGGGAGCGTTATCAACGCGGCCAATGGAATGCCGCCCAGAAAAATGGCATGACCAGCCTGATCGGGCAACAGGTCTGCTATCAGGGCACTTGTGCCACGATCTCGCAGTCCTCGATCCTCAAGGCCTGTCAGTTCGGCTGCGGCACTGGGGGCAAGCTCTATAATCTTGCAAAATCCGGTCTCGACTGCAGCGCGGCCGGCACGCGCGACGGCGCCGGCACCAGTGTCTGTGCCTACCTCATCTCCGGAGCTGGCTACAATGTCGGCTGCATCACCAACTCCGATGACGGCGTAGACTGCGCGCCGATTTCGGCAAAGGAGGTGCAGGAATGA
- a CDS encoding thermonuclease family protein, whose product MTGTRPGAKILLVALSISMAIPRSMVTAEAAQPSSHVFAVPQTGVTFLTGDSWQQAGQTMRLYGVQACIRGTTYTDKSGQKQDCGAVSLAMLAAIFQDTKPTCAPLAEVATPTSSQHSTILVICSAHVGSNALDVGTMLITQGFAFAALTTSGKAVYMPYGIEEGIAQQSRAGLWAYPDIPYPNHVLFSNPARRE is encoded by the coding sequence ATGACAGGGACAAGGCCGGGCGCCAAGATACTGCTGGTTGCCCTGAGCATCTCGATGGCGATACCGCGTTCCATGGTGACCGCTGAGGCGGCCCAGCCGTCATCCCATGTGTTTGCAGTTCCGCAGACCGGCGTCACCTTTCTGACCGGGGATAGTTGGCAACAGGCAGGCCAGACGATGCGCCTCTACGGCGTCCAGGCGTGCATCCGTGGAACCACCTATACCGACAAATCAGGCCAGAAGCAGGACTGTGGTGCAGTCTCTCTGGCGATGCTGGCAGCCATCTTCCAGGATACTAAACCCACCTGTGCTCCGCTCGCCGAGGTAGCAACCCCTACCTCCAGCCAGCACTCGACCATACTCGTCATCTGCTCGGCGCATGTCGGCAGCAACGCGCTCGACGTCGGCACCATGCTGATCACGCAGGGGTTTGCTTTTGCCGCGCTCACAACCAGCGGCAAGGCAGTCTATATGCCCTACGGCATTGAGGAAGGGATTGCGCAGCAGTCGCGTGCCGGGCTCTGGGCTTACCCCGACATCCCGTATCCCAATCATGTGCTGTTCTCGAATCCCGCCAGACGTGAGTGA
- a CDS encoding DUF736 family protein: protein MTNYVEFANDGKILRGNIASIAYDIDIAGEPYKSEHPKAPVYRLFSTSPRGRRVEIGGIWKKQNQNGGDYFTLTVNTGYGKLNANLGRYPGQDDESLMAIIPWD from the coding sequence ATGACGAATTACGTTGAGTTTGCCAACGATGGAAAAATCCTGCGAGGCAACATCGCTTCGATCGCCTATGACATCGATATTGCCGGCGAACCCTACAAAAGCGAACATCCGAAAGCGCCGGTTTATCGCTTGTTCTCTACAAGCCCGCGTGGTCGACGGGTCGAGATTGGTGGTATCTGGAAGAAGCAGAACCAAAACGGCGGCGACTACTTCACCCTCACCGTCAACACCGGCTATGGCAAGCTCAATGCCAATCTCGGCCGATATCCCGGCCAGGATGACGAAAGCCTCATGGCGATCATTCCGTGGGACTGA
- the def gene encoding peptide deformylase yields the protein MTTRTIITIPDPALRQISDAVDPQAAETAVLIDDMLETMYNAFGVGLAAVQIGILKRVVVVDVGVVQEARRDARVLINQVIVDTSTECSTFREGCLSLPGTMVDIVRPARITVEYDTLGGGKETLEAEGLLATCLQHEIDHLNGTLITDHGAPVPREPQESA from the coding sequence ATGACTACAAGAACAATAATCACAATACCTGACCCAGCACTACGTCAGATTTCGGATGCGGTTGACCCCCAGGCCGCAGAGACGGCCGTTTTAATCGATGACATGCTGGAAACCATGTACAACGCATTTGGTGTGGGGCTGGCGGCTGTGCAGATCGGCATTCTGAAACGCGTTGTAGTTGTCGACGTCGGGGTCGTCCAGGAGGCGCGTCGGGATGCCCGGGTTCTCATCAATCAAGTGATTGTCGATACGTCCACGGAATGTTCGACTTTCAGGGAAGGCTGCCTTTCGCTTCCTGGCACCATGGTCGACATCGTCAGGCCAGCGAGGATTACCGTCGAATACGACACGCTGGGTGGCGGCAAGGAGACTCTCGAAGCCGAAGGCCTCCTTGCCACATGTCTTCAGCACGAGATCGATCATCTCAATGGGACCTTGATAACGGACCATGGTGCGCCAGTACCCCGCGAACCGCAGGAATCTGCGTGA
- a CDS encoding LPD7 domain-containing protein, translating into MVKLVSFAAGSARVRKLLAYQSRDGELTVERETGEQVAGASWIQALADEWAEEYGRQPSKDVLRLGLFVRSHSDEAVGEALKQALPGHRIAWRSEPDAKGKGRSVEVVLSAAARPHPGEASAQRIYDNRKSLSKLDRLLQVSFGAGGQVELYGFAHGVEGVSRYLAQVRKGMHHAVRAVRLNKDGSFGEDVVVGAGASSLEEAKDWKRDLRSQERRDVAHVIFSAKPGTPRDRFVDAVRATLAREFAGHRYAFVLHGDRQHLHVHAAIKMLSDAGQRLHPRIQDFRRWRKTLAEEARERNIPMDAMSRFERANPPGYKLKDIQRVERGVASQNVRRRVEAARMGAVHIPIREEGKRHAVAAASGWSDVAAMALRSPTQFAPDPGVLRLYRAERPGTRSSVPLFTRDLSAAAELARRDGGTLGFVDVRPTEMHRITPARRQPALGGGNDHFVVARDLADRMRPLVPAEVVTASVLHFRDRGEMAVRAMAPEFEEYQSISYQKGGTPKETDDMANLKVMTASFAEMDAQMEVIKQHLPPEQQPQIEKLHGKLREAQQDMLATQERIEKKRGLVQGETFVAPVRHEFREFVAEEHGETIRYSHRNDRGRAGSVAFTDHGDRVEIADWKDRQVVLAAMQVASRKWGALTINGTESYKALVVELAAEYGFKIANPELQDKLAATQAQMTRDRADRGGNSAGVSTDEASIEGQVKAQAQTQAVGRATPQPPLTDPKAPIVESEKIKPADRDRESMLAAMREAARRWDKITVNGSEREKALAVELAAEHGFKIGNPELQDKLTAAREKVEERRRQEKAGEESRLGLAEGSRVQGPGQKTDIEIAIALQTIRERTDVEAEREVRQAGRTAATNERPIDGGGDDHAYRTQAEANAAARAKQAIDQNPSTPIPADVTQSPEIERQRQAQQELLAEKDAIAKMQKETQRHSHKPRQR; encoded by the coding sequence GTGGTCAAGCTGGTGAGTTTTGCTGCCGGAAGTGCCCGTGTCCGCAAACTTCTTGCCTATCAGAGCCGTGATGGCGAATTGACCGTCGAACGCGAGACCGGTGAACAGGTTGCAGGCGCATCTTGGATCCAGGCGCTTGCCGACGAATGGGCAGAAGAATACGGGCGTCAGCCGTCAAAGGATGTGCTGCGGCTGGGATTGTTCGTACGATCGCACTCAGATGAGGCTGTGGGCGAGGCGTTGAAACAGGCGCTGCCTGGCCACCGCATCGCATGGCGGAGCGAGCCCGATGCTAAAGGGAAGGGACGATCTGTTGAAGTGGTTCTCAGCGCTGCAGCCCGTCCCCATCCCGGTGAAGCAAGCGCGCAGCGTATCTACGACAACCGAAAATCCCTGAGCAAGCTCGACAGGCTGCTGCAAGTGTCGTTCGGCGCTGGCGGACAAGTAGAACTCTATGGCTTTGCGCACGGAGTGGAAGGCGTTAGTCGCTACCTCGCTCAGGTTCGCAAGGGAATGCACCACGCCGTGCGCGCGGTTCGCCTGAACAAGGACGGATCGTTTGGCGAGGATGTGGTGGTCGGTGCCGGTGCAAGTTCGCTGGAGGAGGCGAAGGACTGGAAGCGCGACCTCCGTTCGCAAGAGCGCCGTGACGTCGCCCACGTCATTTTTAGCGCCAAGCCGGGGACGCCAAGGGATCGGTTCGTCGATGCCGTGCGTGCAACGCTTGCCAGGGAATTCGCCGGGCATCGCTATGCCTTCGTGCTTCACGGGGATCGGCAGCATCTTCATGTTCATGCCGCCATCAAGATGCTCTCGGACGCCGGCCAGCGTCTTCACCCGCGGATCCAGGATTTCAGGCGCTGGCGCAAAACTCTGGCCGAAGAGGCGCGTGAGCGAAACATTCCCATGGACGCGATGAGCCGGTTCGAGCGGGCAAACCCTCCCGGGTATAAGCTGAAGGACATCCAGCGCGTGGAAAGAGGCGTCGCATCGCAAAACGTGCGTCGGCGCGTCGAGGCGGCAAGGATGGGTGCTGTCCACATTCCGATACGGGAAGAAGGAAAGCGTCATGCTGTAGCCGCAGCCAGCGGCTGGAGCGACGTGGCGGCCATGGCTTTGCGGTCGCCTACGCAATTTGCACCAGATCCAGGCGTGTTGCGGCTCTACCGGGCGGAGCGACCTGGAACGCGGTCGTCGGTGCCACTCTTCACCCGCGATCTCTCGGCTGCCGCGGAATTGGCACGTCGGGATGGCGGAACGCTCGGGTTTGTCGATGTTCGGCCGACGGAGATGCATCGGATCACGCCGGCGCGCCGTCAACCCGCACTGGGTGGCGGTAACGACCACTTCGTCGTCGCGCGAGACCTTGCCGACAGGATGCGCCCGTTGGTGCCGGCGGAAGTGGTAACGGCAAGCGTCCTCCATTTCCGTGACCGCGGTGAGATGGCGGTGCGTGCGATGGCGCCGGAGTTCGAGGAGTATCAATCCATTTCATATCAGAAAGGCGGAACGCCAAAGGAGACAGACGACATGGCAAACCTGAAGGTAATGACTGCTTCATTTGCGGAGATGGACGCCCAGATGGAGGTGATCAAACAGCATCTTCCACCAGAACAGCAGCCCCAGATCGAAAAGCTCCACGGTAAGCTTCGAGAGGCCCAGCAGGATATGCTGGCGACGCAGGAGCGCATTGAGAAAAAACGGGGTTTGGTCCAAGGCGAGACCTTCGTGGCACCTGTCAGACATGAGTTCCGCGAATTCGTGGCCGAAGAGCACGGCGAGACAATCCGCTATAGTCATCGCAACGATCGCGGCAGGGCCGGCAGTGTCGCTTTCACCGATCACGGCGACAGGGTGGAGATTGCCGATTGGAAGGATCGGCAGGTGGTTTTGGCCGCGATGCAGGTTGCGTCCCGCAAATGGGGGGCGCTGACCATCAATGGCACTGAAAGCTACAAGGCGCTAGTCGTCGAGCTTGCTGCAGAATACGGATTTAAGATTGCCAACCCCGAGCTGCAGGACAAGCTGGCCGCTACCCAAGCACAAATGACAAGGGACCGCGCTGATCGGGGCGGCAATTCGGCTGGCGTGAGTACCGATGAGGCCAGTATCGAGGGGCAAGTCAAGGCTCAAGCTCAAACCCAAGCGGTGGGACGGGCGACCCCACAGCCGCCCCTCACTGATCCCAAGGCGCCGATTGTCGAGAGCGAGAAAATAAAGCCGGCCGATCGCGATCGTGAATCGATGCTGGCGGCGATGCGCGAGGCGGCAAGGAGGTGGGACAAGATCACGGTCAACGGATCCGAGCGCGAGAAGGCCCTCGCTGTCGAGCTTGCGGCCGAACATGGCTTCAAAATTGGCAATCCCGAGCTACAGGACAAATTGACGGCCGCGCGGGAAAAAGTGGAGGAACGTCGGCGACAAGAGAAGGCTGGCGAAGAAAGTCGACTTGGCCTTGCCGAGGGCTCCAGAGTCCAAGGGCCAGGTCAAAAGACGGACATAGAAATCGCGATCGCCCTTCAGACAATACGCGAGCGCACCGATGTCGAGGCCGAGCGGGAGGTGCGCCAAGCCGGACGCACCGCAGCCACCAACGAGCGGCCGATCGACGGCGGCGGAGACGACCACGCATATAGAACGCAGGCGGAAGCAAATGCGGCTGCGCGGGCCAAACAGGCTATCGACCAAAACCCGTCGACGCCCATTCCAGCCGACGTGACCCAGTCGCCTGAAATCGAGCGCCAACGGCAAGCCCAGCAAGAACTTCTGGCAGAGAAGGACGCCATCGCTAAGATGCAGAAGGAAACGCAAAGACATTCGCACAAGCCGCGTCAGCGGTAG
- a CDS encoding plasmid mobilization protein gives MSKTSIAHRRPSRNRSVRVRLSEAEFAALTKFAEEAALPTSEVLRRLAREAGGFGPTFEGEVAQRLKATVVQLRKVGVNLNQIARALNSGRVPGYEHLHGGVERLARLVVQHEREIDALRASSRARARRLVGSHV, from the coding sequence ATGAGCAAGACCTCGATTGCACATAGGCGGCCAAGCCGGAACAGATCGGTGCGCGTGAGATTGTCGGAAGCGGAATTTGCAGCGCTGACGAAGTTCGCGGAAGAGGCTGCACTCCCCACCAGCGAAGTGCTGCGGCGATTGGCGCGCGAAGCCGGAGGCTTTGGGCCAACCTTTGAGGGCGAGGTGGCGCAGCGGCTCAAGGCGACCGTGGTTCAGCTTCGGAAAGTGGGGGTTAACCTCAACCAGATTGCGCGGGCACTGAACAGTGGTCGCGTGCCCGGATATGAACATCTGCATGGCGGTGTGGAACGGCTTGCCAGGCTTGTCGTACAGCACGAGCGGGAGATTGACGCGTTGCGTGCAAGCAGCCGCGCGCGTGCGCGGCGCCTGGTGGGCAGTCATGTTTGA
- a CDS encoding ParA family protein — protein sequence MTIIALANSKGGVGKSTLCLLIASELAENGASVLVIDADPQQSCRQWVDRCNSVGTLPSSLWVTTASSPHDLKFALTTATASIVLIDVQGSINDLLIAAIVASDITLVPAKANVMEMIETVKLFEWAKASLKRAPLKLLLNRVEGIDTRTTAFQDAVQMIRDNKLPALPTFVRARKVYEQFSKEAGSLARIGNDPGKADQVAKARANIVSVIADITKAIGEAE from the coding sequence ATGACCATTATCGCTTTGGCAAATTCCAAGGGCGGCGTCGGCAAATCGACCCTGTGCCTCCTGATTGCCTCCGAACTCGCGGAGAACGGTGCCAGTGTTCTCGTCATCGATGCCGATCCCCAGCAGTCCTGTCGTCAATGGGTAGACCGCTGCAACAGCGTCGGCACGCTTCCATCGTCATTGTGGGTCACCACAGCATCCTCGCCGCATGACCTGAAATTCGCCCTCACGACGGCGACCGCATCCATCGTCCTCATCGACGTCCAGGGTTCGATCAACGATCTCCTGATTGCCGCTATTGTCGCAAGCGACATCACGCTCGTGCCGGCCAAGGCCAACGTGATGGAAATGATCGAGACCGTAAAGCTTTTCGAATGGGCGAAAGCCAGCCTCAAACGCGCGCCTCTCAAGCTCCTTCTCAATCGCGTCGAAGGCATCGACACCAGGACGACAGCATTCCAGGACGCTGTCCAGATGATCCGTGACAACAAGCTTCCAGCCCTTCCCACCTTCGTTCGCGCCCGAAAAGTCTACGAGCAGTTTTCGAAAGAGGCCGGTTCGCTTGCGCGGATCGGCAATGACCCTGGCAAAGCCGATCAGGTCGCCAAGGCACGCGCCAACATCGTCAGCGTCATCGCCGACATTACGAAGGCCATAGGCGAAGCTGAATGA